From a region of the Actinomadura luzonensis genome:
- a CDS encoding TetR/AcrR family transcriptional regulator — protein MARQRAFDRDTALEQALRAFWRHGYEATSVAELTAAMGIKPPSLYAAFGDKRRLFEEVVARYQRTYGAFTTRALAEEPTGRQAIERVLREAAAEYASDEHPRGCMVISSAVNCGPESAEVEELLRGFREEAKAALKRRIDEDAAAGRLPAATDTAGLATFYAAVIQGMSTQSRDGAGLAELRRVAALAMAAYPAPPGA, from the coding sequence ATGGCCAGACAGCGGGCATTCGACAGGGACACGGCGCTGGAGCAGGCGCTGCGGGCGTTCTGGCGGCACGGCTACGAGGCGACCTCGGTCGCCGAGCTGACCGCCGCCATGGGCATCAAGCCGCCCAGCCTGTACGCCGCCTTCGGCGACAAGCGGCGGCTGTTCGAGGAGGTCGTCGCCCGCTACCAGCGCACCTACGGCGCCTTCACCACCCGGGCCCTGGCCGAGGAGCCCACCGGGCGGCAGGCGATCGAGCGGGTGCTGCGGGAGGCCGCCGCCGAGTACGCCAGCGACGAGCACCCGCGCGGCTGCATGGTCATCTCCTCGGCGGTCAACTGCGGGCCGGAGTCCGCCGAGGTGGAGGAGCTGCTGCGCGGCTTCCGCGAGGAGGCCAAGGCCGCGCTCAAGCGGCGCATCGACGAGGACGCGGCGGCGGGCCGCCTCCCGGCCGCCACGGACACGGCCGGGCTCGCGACCTTCTACGCCGCCGTCATCCAGGGCATGTCCACCCAGTCGAGGGACGGGGCGGGGCTCGCCGAGCTGCGGCGCGTCGCCGCGCTCGCCATGGCGGCCTACCCCGCTCCTCCTGGAGCCTGA